One Rickettsia akari str. Hartford genomic window, AACGAAAAAAGAATTGCAACTATTATTCCTGAATATATTAATGGGAAATGTGCTATAATGCTTATGCTAACCGCTAAAAAACTACTATGAGCAAGCCCATCGCCAAAATAAATATATCGATTCCATAGTGCAATGCAGCCAAGAGGAGCAAATATGCAGCTAATGAAAATTAATGCTAGTATTATTAAAGTCATCTGAGTATATTATATATGTTTGTTGTATGGCCTCTTTTCATCCTGTGGAGGGGCCACGGGATGACATTGGAAAAAATCATAGACTATGTCTTCAATCGATAAAAAAGAATTAGCAAAATTTGAGAAAATTTCTCATAATTGGTGGAATAAGGACGGGGAATTCGGTTTATTACACCGAATAAACCCTATTCGCCTTGAATATATAATAGAGAAAATAACTGCGCATTACAATAGACACCTTTCCAAACTAGAAATATTAGATGTTGGTTGCGGTGGAGGATTAATTGCAATGCCTTTAGCGGCTCAAGGTTTTAACGTTACAGCCATTGATGCACTACAAAGTAATATTGAAACAGCAAGCACTTACGCTAAGGAAAATAATGTAAAGATAAATTATTTACAATCTACTATAGAAGAATTAGAAAGTGACAAGCTATATGATGTGGTAATTTGTATTGAGGTTATTGAGCATGTAGGAAACGTACAGCAATTTATACTCAATTTGGTGAAGCATATTAAGCCAAACGGTATGGCAATAATTTCTACGATTAACCGCACTAAAAAAGCTTATGCACTTGGAATAATAGTTGCTGAATATATTTTAGGCTGGGTGCCTAAAAATACTCATGATTATACCAAATTC contains:
- the ubiG gene encoding bifunctional 2-polyprenyl-6-hydroxyphenol methylase/3-demethylubiquinol 3-O-methyltransferase UbiG yields the protein MSSIDKKELAKFEKISHNWWNKDGEFGLLHRINPIRLEYIIEKITAHYNRHLSKLEILDVGCGGGLIAMPLAAQGFNVTAIDALQSNIETASTYAKENNVKINYLQSTIEELESDKLYDVVICIEVIEHVGNVQQFILNLVKHIKPNGMAIISTINRTKKAYALGIIVAEYILGWVPKNTHDYTKFLKPSEIYEMLTDTDIEIKELKGLVYDPAKNEWKLSDDIDVNYFMCLGSKNAKSINVIPALAGMTS